GGCCGCGACGCGGCGATCGGGCGGACCATCCAGATCCTCTGCCGGCGCACGAAGAACAACCCGATCCTGGTCGGCGAGCCGGGCGTCGGCAAGACGGCCATCGCCGAGGGGCTGGCGTTGCGGATCGTCGAGGGGGAAGCCCCCGAGGCCCTGGCCGGCACCCGCATCTTCGCGCTGGACCTGGGCGCCCTGGTGGCCGGGACCCGCTACCGCGGCGACTTCGAGGAGCGCGTCAAGGCCGTCGTCACCGAGCTTGGCAAGACCCCCGGCGCCGTCCTGTTCATCGACGAGATCCACACGATCATCGGCGCCGGCGGATCGGGCGGCGCCATGGACGCCGCCAACCTGCTCAAGCCGGCCCTGGCCGAGGGGACGCTGCGCTGCGTCGGCGCCACCACCTACCGGGAATACCGCCAACATATCGAGCGCGACCAGGCGCTCGCCCGCCGGTTCGGCAAGATCGACGTCGCCGAGCCCTCGGTCGAGGACGCGGTCGCCATCCTGGAAGGCGTCGCGGAGCGCTATGCCGACCACCACCGCGTGATCTACAGCGCCGACGCGATCCGCGCCGCGGTGGAGCTGTCGGCCCGCTACATCACCGACAGGCACCTGCCGGACAAGGCGATCGACGTGCTGGACGAGGCCGGCGCCATGGCCCGGCTCGACGCCGGCCGGGCCTGGCCCCGGCGGATCGATGCGTCCGACATCGAAACCGTCGTTGCGCGCATCGCCAACATGCCGGTCCGCCGCGCCGGGCTGGACGAACGGGCGGCGCTCCGCGGCCTCGAAGCCGACCTCAAGGCGTCCGTCTTCGGGCAGGACGCCGCGATCCAGGCGGTCGCGTCGGCGGTCAAGATCGCCCGGTCCGGCCTGCGCGACCCGGAGAAGCCGATGGGCTCCTACCTGTTCGCCGGCCCGACCGGCGTCGGGAAGACCGAGATCGCGCGCCGGCTGGCCGCGACGCTCGGCGTCCCGCTGCTGCGCTTCGACATGTCGGAATACATGGAGCGGCACACCGTCAGCCGCCTGATCGGGGCGCCCCCGGGCTATGTCGGCTTCGACCAGGAAGGGCTGCTGACCTCGGCGGTGTCGAAGGCGCCCCATGCCGTCCTGCTGCTGGACGAGATCGAGAAGGCCCACCCCGACCTGTTCGCCCTGCTGCTCCAGGTCATGGACGCCGGCCGGCTGACCGACAGCTCGGGGCGGACCATCGACTTCCGCCACGTCGTCCTGATCATGACGACCAACGCCGGCGCCGCCGAGATGGCCCGCCCCGCCATCGGCTTCGGCGCGCGGTCCGCTCCGGGCGCCGATCCCGACGCCGCGGCGTCGGCGATCCAGCGGCTGTTCTCGCCGGAGTTCCGCAACCGCCTGGATGCCACGGTCCAGTTCCGGCCGCTGGAGCCCGGCACCGTCAGGCTGATCGCGCGGTCGCACCTGGACCAGCTCGCGGGGCAGCTCGCCGACCGCAACATCGCGCTCGACGTCAGCCCCGAGGCGCTGGATTGGCTGGCCTCGCGGGGCTTCGATCCGGCCCTCGGCGCCCGCCCGCTGGCACGCCTGGTCGAGCGCGCGGTCAAGCTGCCGTTGGCCGAACATCTCCTGCTCGGGGATCTCGACGGCGGCGGCCGCATCAGGCTGGAGGTGGTGGACGGGAAACTTGACCTGTCGGTCGACCGGGCCCATGTCAGGTCGTCGGAATCGGAATATGTATCGGCATAGTTCCTTCCGGGGCCGGCGGCATCCTCTCACCGTTCCGGTCCGGCAGTCCTGGAGTTCCCTGAAGCGATGACCAGCAGCGACGGCGCCGTATCGTCCATGCCGGCCGGCGGGACCCTCGCCCGGGGTCTCCCGGCCACGGCGTCTGTCCCGGTCCCGGTCCCGGTCCCGGCCCCGGCGGCGGCCTGAGGCGGTCCGGCCGATGGCCGCCGATTTGCCGGCCTATGCCGGCCTGTTCGCGGCGGCCCTGCTGGCCGCGACGATCCTGCCAGCCCAGTCCGAGATCCTGCTGGCGACCCTGCTGGCGCGCGGCGGGCTCGACCCCGTCCTTCTGGTCGCGACCGCCTCGGCCGGCAACGTGCTGGGGTCGGTCCTCAACTGGCTGCTCGGCCGGTTCCTGATCCATCTGCGGCACCACCGCTGGTTTCCGCTCAAGCCCGCCGTCTACGACAGGGCGGTCGGGTGGTACGGCCGGTACGGCGTCTGGTCCCTGCTGTTCGCCTGGGTCCCCGTCGTGGGCGATCCCCTGACGGTCGTCGCCGGCGCCCTGCGCGTCGATCTTGCGCGCTTCACCGTCCTGGTCGCGATCGGCAAGGTCGGGCGTTACGTCTTCATAGCGCTTTCCACCCTGTGGTGGACCGGCGGCTCGGGATGACCGGCCGGCTGCGGCAACACGGCGCGGATGAATTTCGAAACAAATGCATCGGACACTGAACCACCGATGGATGCGGGTGTTCTGATAAGGGAAATCTTGGCGGGGAAGACATGGGACTGCGCAACGGCCTGTGGCTGATCGCGGCGGCGGCGGCCATACCGGGACTGCTGCTGTCGGCGGCCTTGCCGGCCCTGGCGCCGGCGCCCGATCCGGTTCCCGCTTCCCGGATCATCCTGCCGGCGCCGGCTCCGGGCGGCCAGGTGGACAACGCGGCCCTTCCCGGAGCGATCGTCCCCGGCACCGCGAACCCGGCGGCGCCGCTGCCCAGCGTCGTGTTCGCCTTTCCGCCCCTGACAGTGGCGGGGCTTGCCGGTGCGCTGATCTCCGGTCTGCTGGCGGCCGGAGCGGCCCGCCTGGTCCTACAGCGGGGTCATGCCGGCGCGCCGCTGGCGGAGAAGGGCTCGCGCGGGAGCGGGAGCGGAAGCGTGAGGGGAGGCGACGAGGAGCGGCTGCGCGGCATGGCCGAAGCGTTGCCGCAGATCGTCTGGATCACCGGCCCCAATGGCGAAAACGAGTATTTCAATCGCCGCTGGTTCGAATATTCCGGAGCGGCGCCCGACGACCTCGAAGCCTGGCGCGACCATGTCCACCCGGACGATCTCGACGGGCTGCTCGAATCCTGGCGGGCGGCCCATGCCTCCGCCAGCCCCTGGCAGGCGGAATACAGGCTTCGCCGCGCCGACGGCGCCCACCTCTGGCATCTCGGGCGCGCCATGCCCGTGCTGGATCATGGAGGACGCATCGTCCGCTGGTTCGGCACCGCGACCGACATCGACGGCCAGAAGCGCATCCAGGCGGAACTGGCCAGGACCGCCGCCGAACGCGAGCAGCTGCTGCGCCAGAAGGACCTGCTGCTGCGGGAGGTGCATCACCGCGTCCGCAACAATCTCCAGCTTATCTCCAGCCTGCTCAGCCTGCAGAACCGCACGATCACCGATCCGGGGACCCTCCAGCAGTTCACCGAGGCCCGCGGGCGGATCGAGGCCGTGGCCCAGGTCCACGAGCAGCTCTACCTGACCGACCAGCCCGACCTGATGGATTTCGCGGCCTTCCTCCAGGGGCTGTGCGCCAACCTTTCCAGGCCGGGCGTGCCTGTGATCTGCACCCGCGATACGCCGATGGAGCTGCCGATCGACGAGGCGACGCCCCTGGCCCTGATCGCCAACGAGCTGATCGCCAACGCCGTCGAGTACGCCTATCCCGACGAGGGCGGCGTCGTGATCTCGGGCGGGCCGGTCCGCGTCATCCTGGAGGGGCGGTCCCCCGGTCCCGTCGAACTGCGGGTCGAGGACGACGGCGTCGGGCTGCCCCTGGATTTCGAGCAGGGCCACGGACGCCTCGGCATCCGGCTGGTCAGGCAGCTGACCCGCCAGCTCCGGGGGCAGCTCTCGACCGGGGCCTGCGGGGAAGGGCGCTCCGGCACCTCGGTCGGCATCCGCTTCGACAGCGAGCCGGTGCCCCCGATCGACCTGTGGAACGATCGCGACGTCCTTCGCTGAACCCGTCGCGGCCGATCCGGCGATTTGTCATAATTCCTTGGAACAAAGCCTCACGGCCGTGGTTGCCCCAGGGAAATCTGAACAAAAACTGCCCGCAGGGGGGCCGAAGACCATGGGACAACTCTTCATGGTCGGCGTGGACGGCAGCGATGGCTGCCGCCGCGCCGTCGATTTCGCAGCCGACCAGGCCGCGCGCGCCGGCGCCGACCTGCTCCTCGTCCATGTGATCGAGTGGTCGCGCTATGAATTCCTGAGCCCGTCCGAGGTCGCCGAGCGGCATCGACAGCGCGAGCGCGAACTGGAGGATGCCCAGACCCGCTTGCTCGACCCGCTCCGCGATCACCTCAAGGCGGCGGGGGCGGAGCCCCGGACGGTGATCCGGTTCGGGCACGGCGCCGAGGAACTGTGCTCCGCCGCCGCCGAGAACAACGCCTGCCAGGTCTTCATCGGCCGCCGGGGCAGGTCCCGCGTGACGAGCCTGCTGTTCGGCGGCGTCGCCGGCGCGCTGGTCCAGATCGCTCCGGTACCCGTGACGGTGGTCCCATGATCAAGTCCCCCTTCCGCCGCGCCCTGTTTCCGGCCTTGTTCGCGGGCTTGGCCGCCGCCGGCCCCGCGGCGGCGCAGACCGCCGCCGACCTGGCCGGCGCGCCCGAGCAGGGCATCGATGCCCGCATCAACGAAGCGATAGGGCCGGTCGCCGACGTCTTCGCCGGGGTCATCTTCTATTCGATTCCGGTGATGGGTGCCGACCTGCCGCTGATCGTGGTCTGGCTGGTCACCGCCGCGGTGTTCTTCACCTTCTACTTCGGCTTCATCAATTTCCGCGGATTCGGCCACGCGCTCCGGCTGGTCCGGGGCGATTACGAGGATCCGAACGACCGGGGCGAGGTCTCCCACTTCCAGGCGCTGACGGCGGCGCTGTCCGGCACCGTCGGCCTCGGCAACATCGCGGGCGTGGCCATCGCGGTGTCGCTGGGCGGGCCGGGCGCCACCTTCTGGATGATCCTGGCCGGCCTGCTCGGCATGACGTCCAAGTTCACGGAATGCACGCTCGGCGTCAAATACCGCCGCGTCAACGCCGACGGGACCGTCTCCGGCGGACCGATGTACTATCTGAGCCAGGGGCTCGCCGAACGCGGCATGGGCGGGTTCGGCCGGTTCCTGGCGGTGTTCTTCGCGATCATGTGCGTCGGCGGGTCGCTCGGCGGCGGCAACATGTTCCAGATCAACCAGGCGTTCCAGCAGTTCGTCAACGTGACCGGCGGCGACGCCAGCCCGCTGGCCGGCCGGGGCTGGATCTTCGGCCTGGTCGCCGCCTTCCTGGTCGGCATCGTGATCATCGGCGGCATCCGCAGCATCGTGCGGGTGACGGAGAAGATCGTGCCCTTCATGTGCGGGCTCTACGTGCTGGCCGGCCTCGTCATCATCCTGGTCCACTGGGCGGACATCCCGGCGGCCCTCGGCGCGATCCTTACCGGCGCCTTCAGCCCGGAAGGCGTGGCGGGCGGCTTCGTCGGCGTGCTGATCCAGGGCTTCCGGCGGGCGGCCTTCTCCAACGAGGCGGGCATCGGCTCCGCCGCCATCGCCCATTCCGCGGTCCGCACCAAGGAGCCGGTGACCGAAGGCTATGTCGCCCTGCTGGAGCCGTTCGTCGACACCGTGATCGTCTGCACCGTGACCGCGCTGGTGATCGTGATCACCGGGACCTACGGCACGCCCGATACCGACGGCGTCAGCCTGACCTCCCAGGCGTTCGGCAGCACCATCACCTGGTTCCCCTACGTGCTCGCGGTGGCGGTCATCCTGTTCGCCTTCTCGACCATGATCAGCTGGTCCTATTACGGGCTGAAGAGCTGGACCTACCTGTTCGGCGAGACGCGGGCGGCGGACGTCAGCTTCAAGCTGCTGTTCTGCGTCTTCGTCGTGATCGGCTCCTCGCTCCAGCTGGGCGCGGTGGTCGATTTCTCCGACGCGATGATCTTCGCCATGTCGCTGCCCAACCTGATCGGGCTGTACCTGCTGGCCCCGGTCGTGCGGCGGGAACTGGCGGCCTACCGCGCCAAGCTGCGCAGCGGCGAGATCCGGGCCCACCAGCACGTTCCTCCGGCCGGCGCGCCGGCGCGCCGCTGACCGGCGCGCCGCCGGATCAGGACGCGATCGGGACGACCTTGGCCGGCGGCTTCGCGGCCGCCGGCTCGGGCCACCTGAGCAGTTCCAGTTCGCCCGTGTCGTGCTCGACCAGCGCGGTGCAGTTGTCCACCCAGTCGCCGTCGTTGTAATAGAGGATGCCGTCCAGCGCCTTGATCTGCGGGTAGTGGATGTGCCCGCAGACGACCCCGTCCA
This Skermanella mucosa DNA region includes the following protein-coding sequences:
- a CDS encoding YqaA family protein — encoded protein: MAADLPAYAGLFAAALLAATILPAQSEILLATLLARGGLDPVLLVATASAGNVLGSVLNWLLGRFLIHLRHHRWFPLKPAVYDRAVGWYGRYGVWSLLFAWVPVVGDPLTVVAGALRVDLARFTVLVAIGKVGRYVFIALSTLWWTGGSG
- a CDS encoding AAA family ATPase, which translates into the protein MLSNAAAQSVRNAYQLAAQYGHGAPGQEHLLLSLTGDVDAVAALMACEADPRAIHREMDRLMPRLPQRPQGDDAVERTIQRAERFKPDTPCDGACLLLALLVDRTAGAASILRRHGVTRDRIVEHMVQRDVEARRRRSRHRALDASDPPPAEAPAADGALATYCVDLNAKAAAGRIDPVIGRDAAIGRTIQILCRRTKNNPILVGEPGVGKTAIAEGLALRIVEGEAPEALAGTRIFALDLGALVAGTRYRGDFEERVKAVVTELGKTPGAVLFIDEIHTIIGAGGSGGAMDAANLLKPALAEGTLRCVGATTYREYRQHIERDQALARRFGKIDVAEPSVEDAVAILEGVAERYADHHRVIYSADAIRAAVELSARYITDRHLPDKAIDVLDEAGAMARLDAGRAWPRRIDASDIETVVARIANMPVRRAGLDERAALRGLEADLKASVFGQDAAIQAVASAVKIARSGLRDPEKPMGSYLFAGPTGVGKTEIARRLAATLGVPLLRFDMSEYMERHTVSRLIGAPPGYVGFDQEGLLTSAVSKAPHAVLLLDEIEKAHPDLFALLLQVMDAGRLTDSSGRTIDFRHVVLIMTTNAGAAEMARPAIGFGARSAPGADPDAAASAIQRLFSPEFRNRLDATVQFRPLEPGTVRLIARSHLDQLAGQLADRNIALDVSPEALDWLASRGFDPALGARPLARLVERAVKLPLAEHLLLGDLDGGGRIRLEVVDGKLDLSVDRAHVRSSESEYVSA
- a CDS encoding alanine/glycine:cation symporter family protein; the encoded protein is MIKSPFRRALFPALFAGLAAAGPAAAQTAADLAGAPEQGIDARINEAIGPVADVFAGVIFYSIPVMGADLPLIVVWLVTAAVFFTFYFGFINFRGFGHALRLVRGDYEDPNDRGEVSHFQALTAALSGTVGLGNIAGVAIAVSLGGPGATFWMILAGLLGMTSKFTECTLGVKYRRVNADGTVSGGPMYYLSQGLAERGMGGFGRFLAVFFAIMCVGGSLGGGNMFQINQAFQQFVNVTGGDASPLAGRGWIFGLVAAFLVGIVIIGGIRSIVRVTEKIVPFMCGLYVLAGLVIILVHWADIPAALGAILTGAFSPEGVAGGFVGVLIQGFRRAAFSNEAGIGSAAIAHSAVRTKEPVTEGYVALLEPFVDTVIVCTVTALVIVITGTYGTPDTDGVSLTSQAFGSTITWFPYVLAVAVILFAFSTMISWSYYGLKSWTYLFGETRAADVSFKLLFCVFVVIGSSLQLGAVVDFSDAMIFAMSLPNLIGLYLLAPVVRRELAAYRAKLRSGEIRAHQHVPPAGAPARR
- a CDS encoding universal stress protein; its protein translation is MGQLFMVGVDGSDGCRRAVDFAADQAARAGADLLLVHVIEWSRYEFLSPSEVAERHRQRERELEDAQTRLLDPLRDHLKAAGAEPRTVIRFGHGAEELCSAAAENNACQVFIGRRGRSRVTSLLFGGVAGALVQIAPVPVTVVP
- a CDS encoding sensor histidine kinase; this translates as MGLRNGLWLIAAAAAIPGLLLSAALPALAPAPDPVPASRIILPAPAPGGQVDNAALPGAIVPGTANPAAPLPSVVFAFPPLTVAGLAGALISGLLAAGAARLVLQRGHAGAPLAEKGSRGSGSGSVRGGDEERLRGMAEALPQIVWITGPNGENEYFNRRWFEYSGAAPDDLEAWRDHVHPDDLDGLLESWRAAHASASPWQAEYRLRRADGAHLWHLGRAMPVLDHGGRIVRWFGTATDIDGQKRIQAELARTAAEREQLLRQKDLLLREVHHRVRNNLQLISSLLSLQNRTITDPGTLQQFTEARGRIEAVAQVHEQLYLTDQPDLMDFAAFLQGLCANLSRPGVPVICTRDTPMELPIDEATPLALIANELIANAVEYAYPDEGGVVISGGPVRVILEGRSPGPVELRVEDDGVGLPLDFEQGHGRLGIRLVRQLTRQLRGQLSTGACGEGRSGTSVGIRFDSEPVPPIDLWNDRDVLR